The following are from one region of the Hymenobacter sp. YIM 151858-1 genome:
- a CDS encoding exodeoxyribonuclease III, whose amino-acid sequence MKIISYNVNGLRSALSKGLLDWVQEANPDVLCLQEIKAGREALDVAGFEAMGYHAYLCPAQKPGYSGVATFSKQVPRSVTMGCGRELYDHEGRVLRLDFDDVSVLNVYMPSGTSGPERQQFKLDWLAWFATYVKALRHTVPPLVIAGDFNCCPTPIDLHNPKANQNSPGYTPEERAWFAAFLADGYTDSFRHHHPETPHQYSWWSYRAGSRSRNVGWRLDYLLADNALQPRLAAAGLLPDAVHSDHCPAYVELT is encoded by the coding sequence TTGAAAATCATCTCCTACAACGTCAACGGCCTGCGCTCGGCCCTCAGCAAAGGCCTGCTCGACTGGGTGCAGGAAGCCAACCCCGATGTGCTTTGCCTGCAGGAAATCAAGGCCGGGCGCGAGGCGTTGGATGTGGCCGGTTTCGAGGCTATGGGTTACCACGCTTACCTGTGCCCCGCCCAAAAACCGGGCTACAGCGGCGTGGCCACGTTCAGCAAGCAGGTGCCTAGGTCGGTAACGATGGGCTGCGGCCGCGAGCTGTACGACCACGAGGGCCGCGTGTTGCGCCTCGATTTCGACGACGTATCGGTGCTGAACGTGTACATGCCCTCGGGCACCAGCGGCCCCGAGCGCCAGCAGTTTAAGCTCGATTGGCTGGCGTGGTTTGCCACCTACGTGAAGGCGCTGCGCCACACGGTGCCGCCACTGGTTATTGCCGGCGACTTCAACTGCTGCCCCACGCCCATCGACCTGCACAACCCCAAGGCCAACCAAAACAGCCCCGGCTACACGCCCGAAGAGCGCGCGTGGTTTGCTGCGTTTCTGGCCGATGGCTACACCGATTCGTTCCGGCATCACCACCCCGAAACCCCGCACCAGTACTCGTGGTGGAGCTACCGGGCGGGCAGCCGCTCGCGCAACGTGGGCTGGCGCCTCGATTACCTGCTGGCCGACAACGCTCTGCAACCCCGGCTGGCCGCGGCGGGTCTGTTACCCGATGCCGTGCACTCCGACCACTGC